From Drosophila yakuba strain Tai18E2 chromosome 2L, Prin_Dyak_Tai18E2_2.1, whole genome shotgun sequence, one genomic window encodes:
- the LOC6526257 gene encoding uncharacterized protein LOC6526257, which yields MRATWGTIISISAGVLLLKLTEIRTKESCYYVAFTYANWTDDRPRFIVNMTFSNQTGIGSITTINEEIASPVSRILILQHSGRQKPRTVYNASTKLCDLQNVFNSVPLFKPAKDNMLKQSNYTLSCPLVKGTYAMHNMRVSPKNPLLSLLYQPKHTFSVSGGLFEELSRGRRLRALSTYFMTGKVVKKSCGSNE from the exons ATGCGAGCGACCTGGGGAACGATCATAAGCATCTCGGCTGGGGTGCTCCTGCTGAAGCTCACTGAGATCAGGACCAAGGAG AGCTGTTATTATGTGGCCTTCACCTATGCGAATTGGACGGATGACCGACCCCGGTTTATTGTCAACATGACCTTCTCGAACCAGACTGGCATCGGCTCAATAACCACCATCAACGAGGAGATTGCCTCACCGGTGTCCCGCATCCTTATCCTTCAGCACTCCGGCCGGCAAAAGCCTCGCACCGTTTACAACGCTTCCACCAAGCTGTGCGACCTGCAGAATGTCTTCAATTCAGTACCGCTGTTTAAGCCAGCCAAGGACAACATGCTCAAGCAAAGTAACTACACGCTGAGCTGTCCTCTGGTCAAAGGCACATACGCCATGCACAACATGCGCGTTAGCCCCAAGAACCCACTTCTGAGCCTCCTCTACCAACCGAAGCACACTTTCTCCGTGAGTGGCGGCTTGTTTGAGGAACTTTCACGGGGCCGCCGGCTCAGGGCGCTGTCCACCTATTTCATGACTGGAAAGGTTGTGAAAAAGTCCTGTGGATCCAATGAATAA
- the LOC6526258 gene encoding uncharacterized protein LOC6526258, with protein MLKNMATDKLPDIRELSKVVEPHFSGARLLNYQTSKLTKPGDNYGSVLLAIHAQLQKSNGEQFEEQLVAKVPPSDPKYWQFFQPERTRLAENAVYKILAPALAVLQDEAGVPSESHFKGFPRFYGCRESLDSYSSKVDHNAVLVLENLRSSGYVSGQRLKAFDMAHTLLALEYMAEFHALPLALRTLKPEVFREQVQPFFKKFDWHAKAPEWKSVMKAETLEDIRRATNNDSRLVARMKELSDQFFEFLAAAPDRPDGPFTSIIHCDFWINNLMFRYGPSGTPTALKIIDFQTAQYDSVVHDIISFLLSSVDTAILEIEFEHMLEAYYEAFECCLRRVGVDLEVHTFEAFRQEVKRVAYIQVPHVIFMTRFILADSPVVDDAETEEIPTLTDVLKNTGSERISRKLSQILNLAQKFDILY; from the exons ATGCTGAAGAACATGGCTACGGACAAGTTGCCCGATATCCGCGAGCTTAGTAAAGTGGTTGAACCCCACTTTTCAGGGGCCCGCCTCCTTAACTATCAGACGAGCAAGCTGACGAAACCGGGCGATAACTACGGAAGCGTTCTTCTGGCAATTCATGCCCAGCTGCAGAAATCCAATGGCGAGCAGTTTGAGGAGCAGCTGGTGGCTAAAGTGCCCCCTTCCGACCCCAAGTACTGGCAGTTTTTCCAGCCTGAGCGGACTCGCCTCGCAGAGAACGCTGTTTACAAGATTCTGGCCCCTGCCCTGGCTGTCCTTCAAGATGAAGCCGGCGTTCCTTCCGAGAGCCACTTTAAAGGATTCCCCCGCTTCTATGGCTGTCGCGAGTCCCTCGATTCCTACTCCTCGAAGGTGGACCATAATGCCGTGTTAGTGCTGGAGAACTTGCGCAGCAGTGGCTACGTCTCCGGCCAGAGGCTAAAAGCTTTCGATATGGCCCATACGCTGCTAGCCCTTGAGTATATGGCCGAGTTCCACGCCCTTCCTCTGGCTCTGCGAACTCTCAAGCCAGAGGTGTTCCGGGAACAGGTCCAGCCCTTCTTCAAGAAGTTCGACTGGCATGCTAAAGCGCCCGAGTGGAAGTCCGTAATGAAGGCAGAGACTCTGGAGGACATCCGTCGAGCCACCAACAACGATTCCAGACTGGTAGCCCGTATGAAAGAGTTGTCCGACCAATTCTTTGAATTCTTAGCTGCCGCTCCAGACAGACCCGATGGGCCATTTACCAGCATTATACACTGTGACTTCTGGATAAACAATTTGATGTTTCGTTACG GGCCTTCAGGAACACCCACCGCGCTGAAAATTATCGACTTTCAGACGGCACAGTACGATTCAGTGGTGCATGACATAATCTCGTTCTTGCTATCAAGCGTTGATACGGCTATCTTGGAGATAGAGTTCGAACACATGTTGGAAGCCTACTATGAGGCCTTTGAGTGTTGTCTGCGCCGTGTGGGAGTAGATTTGGAGGTTCACACTTTCGAGGC GTTCCGCCAGGAAGTGAAGCGGGTGGCGTACATACAAGTTCCCCACGTAATCTTCATGACGCGCTTCATATTGGCTGACAGCCCAGTGGTCGATGATGCGGAGACTGAGGAAATCCCCACGCTTACGGACGTGCTGAAGAACACGGGATCGGAGCGTATTAGCCGCAAGTTAAGCCAAATTCTGAACTTGGCCCAGAAGTTTGACATATTGTACTAG
- the LOC6526259 gene encoding uncharacterized protein LOC6526259, with protein MGEVPEIKNFQQVIEPHLPEGCTLDSYSSSYLTKPGDNYGSIMLSVQAKVRSADGAVTDLPVIAKLPPLTNDLYWQIFQPERTCITENAVYQYLSPELDKLQLESGILPAHLFDGFPRYYGSRISLDTRSAKVDRDAVLIQENVTKHGYRPGNRHRAYSLAETVLILHYLARYHALPIALRLKKPQVYEEYVRPYFKKFDMNSNIDKAETEIMDSEILKDIKSVTSDEREVNRVKELLKMFQDFQAGSDVDDGPFTTLVHGDLWINNMMLKYGEEGTPLKVKIVDFQIAQYGSLVHDIIFLLFSSVDVNVLEDNFYNFLTIYYNAFIQTLRSVNVDTSNYSYELFLEEVQQTAHLQLPHAIFMMKVILADNSTIPEDYKDVDFSVLTKNTGAKTIVTKFAAILRLGKKFNIFY; from the exons ATGGGAGAAGTTCCGGAAATCAAGAACTTTCAACAGGTGATCGAGCCTCACTTGCCGGAAGGCTGTACTCTGGACTCGTACTCCAGTAGTTACCTGACCAAGCCCGGGGACAACTATGGCAGCATTATGCTATCTGTCCAAGCGAAAGTGCGTAGTGCAGACGGTGCTGTCACGGATTTGCCGGTGATAGCCAAGCTGCCGCCCCTCACCAACGACCTTTACTGGCAGATCTTCCAGCCCGAGCGAACCTGCATTACGGAGAACGCGGTGTATCAGTACCTGTCGCCGGAGCTGGACAAGTTGCAGCTGGAGTCGGGCATCCTGCCTGCACATCTTTTCGACGGCTTCCCGCGATACTACGGTTCCCGCATATCGCTGGATACGCGATCTGCAAAAGTGGATCGAGATGCCGTTCTGATCCAGGAGAATGTTACCAAGCACGGCTACCGACCAGGCAACAGACACAGGGCGTACAGTCTCGCAGAAACGGTGCTCATTCTGCACTACTTGGCCCGGTACCACGCCCTGCCCATCGCCTTGCGCCTGAAGAAACCGCAGGTGTACGAGGAGTATGTGCGACCCTACTTCAAGAAGTTCGATATGAACTCAAATATTGATAAGGCCGAGACGGAAATAATGGACAGTGAAATTCTGAAGGACATAAAGTCGGTGACGAGCGACGAACGAGAGGTGAATCGCGTCAAGGAGCTGCTGAAAATGTTCCAGGACTTTCAGGCTGGCAGCGATGTGGACGACGGCCCATTTACTACCCTCGTGCACGGAGACCTGTGGATCAACAATATGATGCTAAAATACG GGGAGGAAGGCACTCCACTCAAAGTGAAAATTGTTGACTTTCAAATCGCGCAGTACGGGTCGTTGGTGCATGATATCATCTTTCTGCTGTTTTCAAGTGTGGACGTAAACGTTCTCGAGGATAATTTCTACAATTTCCTGACCATTTACTACAACGCCTTCATTCAGACCTTGCGCAGCGTGAACGTGGACACCAGCAACTACTCATACGAATT GTTTCTCGAAGAGGTCCAGCAAACTGCACACTTGCAACTGCCTCACGCGATCTTTATGATGAAGGTTATACTAGCTGATAACAGTACGATTCCCGAAGACTATAAAGACGTGGACTTTTCGGTGCTGACAAAGAACACCGGAGCTAAAACTATTGTGACGAAATTCGCGGCTATCTTGCGTCTAGGAAAgaagtttaatattttttactgA
- the LOC6526260 gene encoding RNA-binding protein 7, with translation MDLQLLMQQMYGGAAVMTMPQPRMNGFGYGVAPGQHQQHPIYPFLPPEDGDQAVELLEDDDDEEEDEEQRTLFCGNLDERVTEEILYEVFLQAGPIEGVRIPTDNNGRQRNFGFVTYQRLCAVPFALDLYQGLELFQKKVTIKQQGGKQQQLPAFNQSRLRNPFMMEAPPQPSPLRHARHSLHDAKPYDRNPFGHNGDQRRRSDSSVVERNRPKPQQHHQHMQGGSRRSDQRHNNKRRLL, from the coding sequence ATGGACTTGCAGCTGCTAATGCAGCAGATGTATGGCGGTGCGGCGGTCATGACGATGCCGCAACCGCGCATGAATGGTTTTGGATACGGAGTTGCACCTGgccagcaccaacagcatCCCATTTACCCCTTTCTACCCCCTGAAGACGGCGACCAGGCTGTGGAGCTACTGgaggatgacgacgacgaggaggaggacgaggagcaaCGCACCTTGTTCTGCGGCAATCTCGACGAGCGCGTGACGGAGGAGATCCTGTACGAGGTGTTCCTGCAAGCCGGCCCCATCGAAGGAGTGCGGATACCGACGGACAACAACGGGCGTCAACGGAACTTCGGGTTCGTCACATACCAACGCCTGTGTGCGGTGCCCTTTGCACTGGACTTGTACCAGGGCCTGGAGCTGTTCCAAAAGAAAGTGACCATCAAGCAGCAGGGCggcaagcagcagcaactaccTGCCTTCAACCAGAGTCGTCTGCGCAATCCGTTCATGATGGAGGCTCCGCCGCAGCCATCACCTCTGCGCCACGCCCGCCACAGTTTGCATGACGCCAAGCCGTACGACCGGAATCCATTTGGACACAACGGCGATCAACGCCGCCGGAGCGACAGCTCTGTCGTGGAACGCAACCGGCCAAAGCCacagcaacaccaccagcacATGCAGGGAGGCAGCAGAAGGTCGGACCAACGCCACAACAACAAACGGAGATTGCTTTAG